The Candidatus Krumholzibacteriota bacterium DNA window TCGGTTTACATAATCCCGCATGACTTTGTTCATCACTTCGGCGCCAAGGTAATCGCGCATCGCGTACATCGCCAAGGCTCCCTTGTTATAATAGATATAAGGCTGATCCTCGACAAGCATCAATGGCTTTTCTTCCTTCAGTTCGTTGGACCTGCCGCTCAGATATCGATCGAGCTCATACCGAAGAAAACTCTTCATCCTGTCCGGCCCATAGTCTTTTTCCATTACCATCAGGGCGGAGTATTGCGTCAGGCTCTCTCCTATCATCTCTGCCCCCTGGACCGGAGCAGGCGTCACCTGGTGGGCGAACCACTGGTGCGCTATCTCGTGAGCGGTTATGAAGAAGACCATATCGACCGTTGATTCATTCGTCAGGTCTTCGGTGAAATTCGCCGCTTCACTGAACGGTATCGTCGTCGAAAACGACTGCGCGAATCTCCTGTACCTTGGAAATTCGACGATCCTGAGTTCCTTGTAGGGATATGGGCTATATTCGGAAGTATAGTGCGCCAGGGATTTATTAACAGCCTCGATGATCCTCGGCACATTCATCCCATGCCGCGGATGATAATACACCTCGACTTCCGTCTCCCCGCAGATCTCCCTCGCGATCTCGTACCTGCCCGACACGAAACAGTAAAAATTCAGGATCGGCCGTTCGGCGCGGTAATGAAAATACCTTCTGCCGTGGTCTGTCCACTCCCGAACAAGTTCTCCGGGAGCGATGGCGGTCTGGTCGAGACTTGTGCTCACAGTCGCCTGGAATCGTATACGGTCAGCATCACGGACGAATGAACGCATCAATGCTTCCTGATCGTCAACAGATGGAGCTCCTTTACCTTCGGGCAATCCCGCCTCCTTCCGCCTTGCCGGATCGCTTATTTCGCGGCCGGGATTGTAGCCGAATGATGGCATGTAATGCTCGTTCGAGAAGAAAGTGCCGTTTTCCACCAGTTTTACGTTAGTCCTTCCGTTCATGAATCCTTTTTCTTCGACTTTGATCGAGAGCTTCACAAGAAGCGTATCGCCGTCAGGAAGGGGAGGATCGAGAGAATATATCCTGTAGCCGCGTTCGCGGTCATCGAGGAGCAGGGCAGCGTTGAGTCGCGCTGAACCGGTCCCTTCTATCTCAAGCCCTGCATTATCTATTTCCGGGCTGATATTAATATGAAGAGAATCAATCTCTGAACCGCTGGAATTTACGAGGGTCAGAAGACCTGCTATATCGGCCTTACGCGAGCGGGGATATATATCGACTTCGAGATCGGCGGCGACGACCTTCGGCTGCGGCAGATCCTCGTACTTTCCGTAGAGCTTTTCGTACTCCGCCTGGATGATCCGGGACTGGTCCTCGTTTGTGAATTCGTTGACGACATTGGTATTATAATAAACCCACAGGCCGGCCAGCAGAAAGACTGCAATTAAAACAGCGAGAGTGGTGGCAGGGTTTCGCGTCAATCGATTCCTGAAAAGAAGTGCTCTTACCCTGGGACTCCTGTCGTTTCCACGTATCCAGAGCAAAGTTGCAAGTAAAACGAGTATCCCGGCAAAAAGGGTCCAGTATGTCCTGAACCAGAATATCGCCTTTCCGAAATGTCCGTACCCGTTCATATCGGACCACGGCGAGCGCGGGATCTGCGCAAAGAGGTACAGGTTATGTTCAAATCCCATTTCCGGAAGGACCTCAAGAGCAATGAAAGCTATCACCATAAGGAGCGTCCCGAAATACCTGTTTCCTGAAAGGACCTGAAAAAATACCGAGAGCACGCAGAGCAGAAGCCATTCACCGAGCATAATAAGAAAGAGCCCCTTGAAATAAAGGAGAGTCTGAAAATCGAAATACCCGCTGAAAAGCTGGTAAGCGACAGCGCATGCCATCGCCGCCGTCGCCATGATAAAAAGAGTCACCGAGAGGGCGGCAAGTTTCGACGTGAGGTGGATCCAGTTCGATACTGGAAGGGAGTCGACGATTCCGTCGATCCGGACCCTTCTGTTCTTCCATACGATCTCGGCTCCATAAATGATGATCACCAGCCACGGCATGACGGCGAAGGCTCCCTCTATCGCTTCGAGCATATGTTGCGTCAGAGGATAGTTCGTCGTCCCTTCGGGGTTGATAAAGAGGGCGCTGATAAGGTTGGCCATCCCGAAGATAGTGATGATCAGAAAAGGGATCGAATGGAGGATCGATCTCGTCTCGAGAGAAATCAATTCTACAAGCTGCGCCAACCTCGAACGAAATGAAAAATCCGGAGCAGTATCGATCGAGGCTGCAAAGTCGGCGGCCCCTGGCTCGCCGGCTACGGGACCTGTCTCGGCAGGCCCGATGAGCTGGCGCTTTTTGCTACTGCTGCCGGCAGGGAGCATCATTCGAAAACGCCAGTTGGTAAGAAAGATGATCGCCGCCGCTACGGCCAACCATAGGATCCGGTTCACCAGAAGCAATCCGCCGACAGGAAGGATCATCGTATTACGCTCGGCGATCGTCCAGTATCTCGTTATGACTCTGAAAGAGGCAAGTCCGAAAGGATCGACAATGGACGCCGCGGTCTGGTGATCGAGATCGGCCATTACCGCCGCTCCCATCCCCCACAGGGCAAGGAAGGCTATGACTCCCACGTAGGCGGAAAAATTCTTCCGCGTCAGCGTGGAGATGGAAAAAAATATCGCGCCCGACAGAAGCATATTCGGAATGACGAAAACTGCCATGGCGAATATATACGGTCTGGCGTCGAAGGCGAGTATCCTCTCCGGGTCCTGGTACGGCATAACGCTCGCCAGCCATATACCAAGACAGGCCATGACCATCGCGAGGATGACCGGAATGACTGAACCGGCATACCTGCCGAAGATATAAGCGCTCTTCGTAAGCGGTTTACTGAAGAAAAGTTGCTGCACGTTCACTTCGTTATCCCTGTTCACCGAGGGAGCGACGAATATCGTTACGAAAAGAAGCCCGAAGAGACTCATCATGATGAGCATCTCGACGATCACGTAGGGAGCGTTCCTCGCGACATTACCGATCGCGCCGCCGATCATCACAGAATCGGTAGATATGGCGCCAAACGGCATAAAAAAGAAGATGATCGCGAAGACATAGAGCAGAGGCCTGCGCAACCGATACAAGATCTCGAATCTTAGTATTTCCCAAAACATCCCGCTGTCCTCCCTTAATTGACCTGTCGAAGGGTCGTGAAATAGACATCTCGCAGATCGGGGCGAGAGCTTTCAAATGCCTCGCCGGGAGACTGGTCCGAATAGACATGAATAAATGTCCTGCCTCCAGAAAGCCTTTCCCCTATCACGGCGAATTTGTCTCTTGATGACGCTAATTCACTTCTGGTGACTGCGGTTTTCCATATTTTTCCTTTTAGAGAGGCTATCGCATCGGATGGACTGCCCGCCCTCAGGAGCCGCCCTTCAGAAATGATCGCCATCGAAGAACATACTTCGCTGACATCTTCGACTATATGAGTTGAAAGGATGACAATTACATTTTCTCCTATCTCGCTGAGGATGTTGAGAAAACGGTTTCTTTCCTCAGGATCGAGACCGGCCGTCGGTTCGTCGACTATTATCAGGCGAGGATCTCCTATGAGAGCCTGGGCGACTCCGAAACGCTGTTTCATCCCTCCGGAGAAAGATCCAAGTTTCTTGTCTTTTACATTCCACAGATTCGTTTTCCGCAAAAGATGGTCTACGACCTCTCTTCTGCGCCCGTGGCCGGTTATCCCTTTCAGAGTGGCAAAATGGGTGAGCAGCATCTTCGCCGAAACATTCGAATAGACTCCGAAATCCTGTGGAAGATAACCAAGGATGCGCCTTACCGATTCGTGATCTTTCAGGACATCGATATCTCCCAGCATGATCGATCCCTCATCCACCGCCTGAAGGGTGGCGATCGATCTCATCAGCGTTGATTTGCCGGCGCCGTTCGGTCCGAGCAGACCGAACATCCCCCCTTTTTCTATAGTCAGGGAAAGATCCTCAAGCGCTTTTACTCCGTTCCCATACCTCTTCGATATATTCCTGATCTCCAGTCTGAATTCTTCTGCCACAACCGCTCCTTTTCTTTTTAGTCTCTTACGAGCATATTCTTCGCTATCCTGGCCTGCATCCTGCCGAGTCCCCTGGCCATATGAAGGGTCAGAAAAAACCATAATATTCCAAGAGCAACCGCCACCGGCATCAGATAACCGGGAGTCCAGTAACTCCAGTCATTATTCTGTATCATCGGAAGATGAAAAACGTATTCCAGTACCGGCCTGAGTATCAAAGTAAGCGATATTGAGATACTCGTGATCGTCAGTGTGAAATAGAGGATGCTCAGCGGGAGCATCATTATATTATAGACGACCGTCTTCCATACGAGAGGATCTGTGAAGAGAAAGATCAGCCTGTCGCGCCAGTTCTCAGGTCTTTTCGAGTATATAGGCCTTCGCGGCATCCGCTCGCCTAGAAGCGCCTCGATGATCCTTCCGTCGACCAGGGCGATCCCTCTCACCGACATAAGGAAAAAGCCGAAAAACGGCAGCCCGATGATCAATATCATGACTCCGATCGAGATCGAGAGCCCGCTCACCGTCCAGGTAAAATAAAAGATCCCAAGAAATAACGAAAAGAACATGTAGAAGAGAGCACCGTAGGCCCTTGGATCGGTAAAGACTCCGAAGAACCTCGCCGAAGCAGATTTTTTCACTGTCCCGGACTGGACATTCATCGCCGGACGGATTCTCGACTCTATCTCCATGTAAGCCGAAGCGATCTCCCCGGGAGGACCAAACTTTTCGATCTCTGCAGCAATCACTTCCTGCTCGCTTATGTCAGGCGACTCTTCCCTTGCCTGGTTAAGAGCGGTCCAGAAATGTTCCTCGGCGTCGGAAAGGGCATCCTGTACCGTCGCGGGGTCGCAGCCTGCCAGAGCTTTCTTAAGACTTGCCAGGTATTCATTTATCAGATCAGACATCATCTTTTCCTTTCAGAATGGAATCGACAAAATCCCTTGTCTCTATCCATGTACCGGTCCAGTCGCCGAGCGTCTCTCGCCCCGCCCCGGTGATTTGGTAGTATCGCCTCGGAGGCCCCGAGACGGAAGGTTCAACCCTGCTGCTTAGAAGGCCACTCTTCTCAAGAGACCTGAGCACCGGGTAGAGAGCCCCCTGGCCAGTACCGGAGGCTCCGGTCAGCCCCGAATCGAATTTTTTCGCTATTTCGTAGCCATAGAGCGGAACGCTCGACCTGTTGAGGATGCCCAGCAATGCCAGAGAGACAGTACCTGACTTCAGTTCCTTCCTGAATTTCTTGTTCGCCGCGTTTTCTTCACTCAATCTCATCACCTTCCATTTTCGATCTTCCGGAAAGAACCCCCTGGATACTCCCTCTTTCCAGACTGTTCGAACAACCCGTCTTTTCCCGTAACTTGCTGTAAATCATCATCTTCTACCCTAAACTCGCTATTATCAATTTACATGTGCTGCCTGCTTATTATTAGTATTAACTTAATACTAATACTAAATACGCGATAGTCAAGAAAAATGTTTCAATATCTTTTAAAAAAATCCTGGCAGGCATTTCCCGGGCGATTCTCATCCACCGCGTAGATGTTGACATCATCACAAAAGCTGATACGATGGAAAATGTTACAGGCCTGCCATCTTCCAGGCCGACCGATAAATTCCTCTCTGCTCTACCTGAAAAAAGGATGATGAGATGAATAAACAGGGACCTACAGATCGAAGGGAATTTCTCAAGACGAGCCTGGCCGGCCTTGCCGGTATAACGGTATTATCCTGTTCCTCATCGAAAACGGAAGATATATCGTCGACCGGTAAAGACCTCGTATGCAGGAAACTCGGCAAAACGGGGATAGAACTTCCGATCATCAGCATGGGAACGGGTGATACGAACGATCCGGGCCTTGTAAGGGCGGCTCTCGACGCGGGGGTCAAGCTTCTAGCTACTTCTCAGTACTACGGAAACGGCCAGAACGAGAAAATGGTCGCAGACGTCGTAAAAGAGCGTGGCAGAGACTCAGCACTTATAATGACCAGTACCAACCCGGAAAACTTCAATCACAAGGAAGGCGTATTCAATGATGGGGCGAGAGTCGAGCCGTTCATAAACAGGTTTGAGGAAAGCCTGGCGCGTATCGGCAGCCCGATCGATATATTTCTTCTACCCTTTATGGCCAAAAGAGAATCGGTATTCTACGAGCCATACCTCAACGCGATGGAGAACTTCAAAAAACAGGGCAAGACGCGGTTCATAGGGATCGCCACGCACAGCCATGAAGATGAAGCGGTAAGAGCGGCTGTCGACGCGAAGATCTACGACGTCGCTCTCGTCGCGTACAACTTCAGAAAGAACAACCGGGCTGAGATCGACGAGTCCATAGCATACGCGTCAAAGAAGGGCCTTGGTATCATAGCGATGAAGACGATGGCAGGAGCCTACTGGGACGAAAAGAGGAAGGAACCGATAAACTCCGACGCTGCGCTGAAATGGGTGCTGCAGAACGAGAATATCCACACATCTGTCCCTGGCGTGATGACTTTTGAGGAGCTCCGGAAGGATATCGCCCTGATGTCCGATCTGTCGATGAGCGAAAGCGAGAAGGCTGACCTTAAACTGAGCCTTCACGAAAACCAGGACGGCCCTTTCTGTCAGCAGTGCGGAAGTTGCGTGTCCCAGTGCAGAAAATCTCTCGATATACCGACTCTGATGCGAAGCCATATGTACGCGTACGGATATCGCAACCTTTCTCACGCCAGGCAGACTCTGGAACCGGCATTGAAAACAGCGGACCCATGCGCGGGATGCTCCGATTGTCCGGTCTCGTGCGTGATTGGTCACGATGTCAGGAGCAAGATCACCAGGATAGCCCGGCTGGGCGCCGTGCCGCTTGAATTTCTCGCTTGACGCGGAAAAAGCTTGCGCGGTTAATTTTTTGCGCGTCAGACTATCCGGCAGACCCCGAAGATCAACCTGTCTGCTGAGCCGGCCTGTTTTTCTCGAATATCGCCGGTTCGATCTCCACGTCGAAACTGATCTTGTCCCACTTCCATTCACTCGCCAGCGTGCCGTTCTGGTACTGCCTTATATGGAAAGGTACTTTCCGGCCGGAGACATCCCTGTAGTCATCCATAAGCATCTGAGTCTCCCCGCCCTGCCCTTTCTCGATCTTTCTCACCGGAAGTCTTGTTTCTTTGGAAAAATCGAACAGGATCGTATCTTCCGCGCCGAGACAGGCGACTCTCGTAAGTTCAGCCCCGGTGAAAAGCGAGTCGTCTTCGACGGCGGGGACAATATAGAAAGAATCGCAGCTTGAAAGAAAATACGCTATCCCGTCGACCTCACGCATCCTCTTTTTCATCATATCTGTATACCTCTGGTTCTGCCTGATCCCGAGGTTGACTTCGGCCCATACATCCTCCCCATTGAGGGTGTAGACGAAATAGAAAGGATGGTCGTTGGCGCTGTAATCCTGATCGAGAAGCATCTTGTCCGGTTTGCTCGTATAATGGGAACATTCGGCGGTCAGCGTCCCCCAGCCCGGCCAGATCGAGGTAAGCGTGCCTTTTTCGACCATCGTATTCCATCCGGTAAGCTTCGATTCCCCACCCATCACCTTCACCGCGTCGACAAGGACCTTTTTCGCCGGATCTTTCTCCTGCCCGGAACAGGATACGATCGCTGTCAGAATAACGGCGGCAAGAAGAACCACGCTCCACATTCCGATATAAGATCTTTTCATTTTTTCCTCCTTCGCGCCTAAACGGTGAGTTCCCTGTGCGCCATTGCCAGTTTTGATCTTATCTTCAGCCCGAAGGGACAGGCTCCCTCGCAATTTCCGGCGCAGTCGCCGCATCTCGAAGCTTTCTTTTCCTCGGGAAGCGAGGAGTAGAGATTCATCGCGTATTTTTCCCTGCCGTAATTATTGAAATACAGCCTGTAGCGGAGTATGTCATATATCGGGACATTATTAGGACAGGCGCCAACGCAGCCGTCGCATCCCGGCCTGCAATAGTCGGCGCTCAGGAGAGCGGCATACCCGTCGAGGACCTTTCGTTCTCTCACGCTTAGTTTCGGATTTCCCGAGGCGGCGATGAACTCGTCGACTTCCTCGAAACTTCTCATCGATATCGAGATCGTATCGATATTCGGCCTGGAGAGCATCCATTTTATCAGTCCCTGCCTCGCGGTCCGCCCTTCCTTCATGAACTCCGAATAGTCGATCTTTTTCGCCGCCGACATCGATTTCATAGCTACTACCGCGATATTCTTCTTTTTCGCTTTTGCCAGAACCGGTTCGAGTCCCTTAGTGAGGAGGTTCATCCCCGGCATGATAATGTCGATGTCCGTGTTGTCGATAAGCCAGTTGAACTCTTCCACCATCTTCGGACCATGGGAGCTGGCTCCCCAGAATCTTATCTTGCCCGCTTTCTTCGCTTTCTCGAAAGCCTTGATGATCTCTGGATTCTCTATCCGGTCGAGTCCGCCGAGGTTCGGATCGCCGATCGAATGGATCAGGCATCCATCCACATAATCCGTGTTAAGCCTCGTGAGGCTTTCCTCGATCGCGGTCCTGATCTGTTCCTCGGTCGTCAGGGGAGTGAACAGTTCGGGCTCAAGCTTCGTCGTCACAAAGAGTTTATCTCTCTTCTGAGGGAATATCTGTCCGATCACCTTCTCCATATCGTAATACTGGCGCGCGGTGTCGACATAGTTGATCCCTCTTTCTATCGCGTACTCTAGAAGGGAACAATCCTGCATCCCGGCGTTTCCAAATGATATGTCGGAGACGTTATAGCCGGTCCTGCCGAATTTCCTGTATTCCCTTATTGACGCCGCTTTCTCTACAACCGCGGCTTCTTCCTCGCCCGAGGCTCTCGCCGTGGCGGTCAATCCCAGGCCCGCGCCGATTATCCCGGCAGCCGACCGGCCGATAAAAGATCTTCTCGAAATATTCTTCTTTGAATCCTCCATCTCTCACCTCGCTTTTTCATACCTCAATCTCAAACCGGTTACGAGCCGGCGCGTCCTGCCTGGTGCTATCTGGTGAACTGTTCCCTTCGAGATGAAATATCAGCGCGCCTTTGTACGATTATTAGCCGAATAGAGACCGGTGGTCAAGGATTCTAAATCGATAACCGGGGAGAACCGGCTGATGTTGACATATTGATATTTGGTGTTATCATTGAACGATGAAAATATTCCATCGATATTCCGCCACGTGCCTCATTACCCTTTGCTGCCTTACCGTCAACGCTGAAGGCTCGGTAAAGAAGCGTTACTGCGACATTCTCTCTCCTCAATTCGTCATGGAGGATCTTATCGACCTCGGCAGGGAAGGATACTCGGAGGCGCTTATACTTCGCGAGAAGGGCGATTCGACGGGCTGCAGGCTCGAGATCATCAAGTCACTACTCGGCGAAAGGGCACCGCGAGGTTTCGATGTATGGCTTGTCCGCCCCGACGCCCTTCTCAGAGCGGACATGCTCCTTGACAATAATTATATTCTAGGCATTCACGGGGGGTTCAAGCTTCCCGATGACCTGCGTTGGTCGGAAGACCCCGCCGCTTCCAACAACTGGCAGTTCAACCTTCTCGCGATGGACTTCCTGGCGAACTCGACAGAAGCTTTCCGGCAGACCGGCGAGAGAAAGTACCTCGACAAAGGGAAAAAGGCCATCCTCGATTTCATGGAGGATAATCTCGATTGCGCGAACCTGCCGAGCAGATATTCATGGTACGATCACAGCGTGGCGAACAGGACGATCCACGCTATCGATTTCTGGCACGAATGGTCCGGGCTCGGAGAGCAAGACATCGCTTTCACTGCCGTTTTCCTCGAATTTATATGGCGCCACGCGAAATATCTCGAAAAGAAGAGATACTATCCATCCAAGACCAACCACGGCATCTATGCCAATATCGCCCAGCTGAGACTCGCCCTGACATTCCCGCAATTCATTGAAGCTTCTTCGTGGAGGGATACAGCTCTGGCAAGGATGGAAAAACAGCTGGATGACAACTTTACCGATGAAATGATCCACAAGGAATACTCCCCTTCGTATCATATACTGACGACGAGGCTCCTTTACAGGTTCTGCGCCGATTGTTCGGCGGCGGGCGAGCTTATGCTTTCGACTGATTTCAAGACGCGGATAGAAAAAGCCCGCGGAAACATCGCCTGGCTCTTCCATCCTGATGGCAGGCTGTCGCTGATAGGAGATTCAAGCCTCAATTCCTCTATTGAATCGCTGATAGGCCACTGGAGGAGCGAGGAACCTTTCCTTCAATGGCTCCTGACTTCTGGGGAGAAGGGAAAAACGCCAGCGGCATCCTCGATCGGATTTATCGGCGCGCAGCTGTACGTTATGAGAAGCGGATGGGGCAAGACCCGGCCTTTCGGAGAGGAAAGCTACCTGATCGCTGATTTCTGCCCCTATGGAAAAGCTCATCAACAGGATGATTTTCTTTCCTTCGAGTTCTCATCCCTGGGCGTGAGGTGGTTCACCGATCTCGGCGTATTCAATTATAACGATAACGACACTGAGAGAAAATTTGTCATCTCTGCGCTGGCGCATAACGTGATAGTCCCCATAGTCAACTCGCGGAAAATAAGCATAGGAAAGGACGACAGGGTCTCAGATGCCGGGAAGGACCCTCCTGAGACACAGCTCGAGTCGATGCTCGTCCATATAGAGACTATACCTCAGCCTTCGGCCCGAATAGAGGCGCTTCAGCAGTTAAAGGGACTTGGATCCGGCAGGATAAAAGCGCGCG harbors:
- a CDS encoding heparinase II/III family protein: MKIFHRYSATCLITLCCLTVNAEGSVKKRYCDILSPQFVMEDLIDLGREGYSEALILREKGDSTGCRLEIIKSLLGERAPRGFDVWLVRPDALLRADMLLDNNYILGIHGGFKLPDDLRWSEDPAASNNWQFNLLAMDFLANSTEAFRQTGERKYLDKGKKAILDFMEDNLDCANLPSRYSWYDHSVANRTIHAIDFWHEWSGLGEQDIAFTAVFLEFIWRHAKYLEKKRYYPSKTNHGIYANIAQLRLALTFPQFIEASSWRDTALARMEKQLDDNFTDEMIHKEYSPSYHILTTRLLYRFCADCSAAGELMLSTDFKTRIEKARGNIAWLFHPDGRLSLIGDSSLNSSIESLIGHWRSEEPFLQWLLTSGEKGKTPAASSIGFIGAQLYVMRSGWGKTRPFGEESYLIADFCPYGKAHQQDDFLSFEFSSLGVRWFTDLGVFNYNDNDTERKFVISALAHNVIVPIVNSRKISIGKDDRVSDAGKDPPETQLESMLVHIETIPQPSARIEALQQLKGLGSGRIKARVLLMLALSYEELGNNRGKAKECLEEIIAMESETDYGEIATQLLATLDTDIEEIDFEESPELEGAAADGIKKDRRVLAEKTPGASIRQGESFEKEEKKANIKVSSKPWAVNPGHGEAPEVNYWIEDDDYCYLEGSFRYHRDFQHARAFLFIRPRTLILIDRIKTKGDYSFRQLFHLSPEVTAERSDNGYILSGPAGKKCLFSRITSPEGTSGEIVRGQRNPELQGWFSGVFDNFEPSDVVEYSFYPASHGEYYFAHIIMPAKKDEIDRCLFRTGDASDNVEWNPGGTEPLKLVIESPEKITTVSFSPSSLFSEVPAGDEVKTPEIIVKNAPR
- a CDS encoding aldo/keto reductase: MEDSKKNISRRSFIGRSAAGIIGAGLGLTATARASGEEEAAVVEKAASIREYRKFGRTGYNVSDISFGNAGMQDCSLLEYAIERGINYVDTARQYYDMEKVIGQIFPQKRDKLFVTTKLEPELFTPLTTEEQIRTAIEESLTRLNTDYVDGCLIHSIGDPNLGGLDRIENPEIIKAFEKAKKAGKIRFWGASSHGPKMVEEFNWLIDNTDIDIIMPGMNLLTKGLEPVLAKAKKKNIAVVAMKSMSAAKKIDYSEFMKEGRTARQGLIKWMLSRPNIDTISISMRSFEEVDEFIAASGNPKLSVRERKVLDGYAALLSADYCRPGCDGCVGACPNNVPIYDILRYRLYFNNYGREKYAMNLYSSLPEEKKASRCGDCAGNCEGACPFGLKIRSKLAMAHRELTV
- a CDS encoding sensor domain-containing protein → MMSDLINEYLASLKKALAGCDPATVQDALSDAEEHFWTALNQAREESPDISEQEVIAAEIEKFGPPGEIASAYMEIESRIRPAMNVQSGTVKKSASARFFGVFTDPRAYGALFYMFFSLFLGIFYFTWTVSGLSISIGVMILIIGLPFFGFFLMSVRGIALVDGRIIEALLGERMPRRPIYSKRPENWRDRLIFLFTDPLVWKTVVYNIMMLPLSILYFTLTITSISISLTLILRPVLEYVFHLPMIQNNDWSYWTPGYLMPVAVALGILWFFLTLHMARGLGRMQARIAKNMLVRD
- a CDS encoding PadR family transcriptional regulator, with amino-acid sequence MSEENAANKKFRKELKSGTVSLALLGILNRSSVPLYGYEIAKKFDSGLTGASGTGQGALYPVLRSLEKSGLLSSRVEPSVSGPPRRYYQITGAGRETLGDWTGTWIETRDFVDSILKGKDDV
- a CDS encoding ABC transporter ATP-binding protein, with the protein product MVFSDPSYGQGTRQDAGQDSEEYARKRLKRKGAVVAEEFRLEIRNISKRYGNGVKALEDLSLTIEKGGMFGLLGPNGAGKSTLMRSIATLQAVDEGSIMLGDIDVLKDHESVRRILGYLPQDFGVYSNVSAKMLLTHFATLKGITGHGRRREVVDHLLRKTNLWNVKDKKLGSFSGGMKQRFGVAQALIGDPRLIIVDEPTAGLDPEERNRFLNILSEIGENVIVILSTHIVEDVSEVCSSMAIISEGRLLRAGSPSDAIASLKGKIWKTAVTRSELASSRDKFAVIGERLSGGRTFIHVYSDQSPGEAFESSRPDLRDVYFTTLRQVN
- a CDS encoding aldo/keto reductase, giving the protein MNKQGPTDRREFLKTSLAGLAGITVLSCSSSKTEDISSTGKDLVCRKLGKTGIELPIISMGTGDTNDPGLVRAALDAGVKLLATSQYYGNGQNEKMVADVVKERGRDSALIMTSTNPENFNHKEGVFNDGARVEPFINRFEESLARIGSPIDIFLLPFMAKRESVFYEPYLNAMENFKKQGKTRFIGIATHSHEDEAVRAAVDAKIYDVALVAYNFRKNNRAEIDESIAYASKKGLGIIAMKTMAGAYWDEKRKEPINSDAALKWVLQNENIHTSVPGVMTFEELRKDIALMSDLSMSESEKADLKLSLHENQDGPFCQQCGSCVSQCRKSLDIPTLMRSHMYAYGYRNLSHARQTLEPALKTADPCAGCSDCPVSCVIGHDVRSKITRIARLGAVPLEFLA